Proteins encoded together in one Macadamia integrifolia cultivar HAES 741 chromosome 8, SCU_Mint_v3, whole genome shotgun sequence window:
- the LOC122086445 gene encoding puromycin-sensitive aminopeptidase isoform X7, with translation MDTPKEIFLKDYKVPEYYFDTVDLKFSLGEKKTIVHSEITVFPRVEGASSPLVLDGKDLKLVSIKVNGKELEEGDFHLDSRHLTLSSLPSGRFTLEIVTEIYPQSNTSLEGLYKSSENFCTQCEAEGFRKITFFQDRPDIMAKYTCRIEADKSLYPVLLSNGNLIEQGDLEGGRHYALWEDPFKKPSYLFALVAGQLESRDDTFITRSGRKVSLRIWTPAQDIPKTVHAMYSLKAAMKWDEDVFGLEYDLDLFNIVAVPDFNMGAMENKSLNIFNSKLVLASPETASDADYAAILGVIGHEYFHNWTGNRVTCRDWFQLSLKEGLTVFRDQEFSSDMGSRTVKRIADVSRLRNYQFPQDAGPMAHPVRPHSYIKMDNFYTVTVYEKGAEVVRMYKTLLGSEGFRKGMDLYFSRHDGQAVTCEDFFAAMRDANDADLSNFLLWYSQAGTPFMKVTSSYNAEARTYSLKFSQEVPSTPGQPVKEPMFIPVAVGLLDKNGNDMPLISVYHEGMLQSVEKNGQPVFTTVLQVKKKEEEFVFSDIPEDPTPSLLRGYSAPIRLDSDLTNSDLFFLLAHDSDEFNRWEAGQILARKLMLGLVADYRQNKSLVLNPKFVDGIKSILSDSSLDKEFIAKAISLPGEGEIMDMMEVADPDAVHAVRTFIKKKLASELKAEFLSTVERSRSSEPYVFDHHNLARRALKNIALAYLASLEDPEITELALHEYKSATNMTEQFAALAAIAQNPGKTRDDVLADFYNKWENDFLVVNKWFALQAMSDIPGNVENVQKLLEHPAFDLRNPNKVYSLIGGFCGSPVNFHAKDGSGYQFLGEIVVQLDKLNPQVASRMVSAFSRWRRYDETRQNFAKAQLEMIMSTNGLSENVFEIASKSLAA, from the exons ATGGACACCCCAAAAGAGATCTTTCTAAAAGATTACAAGGTCCCCGAGTACTACTTTGATACG GTGGACTTAAAGTTCTCTCtgggagagaaaaaaacaatTGTTCATTCTGAAATTACTGTCTTCCCCAGAGTTGAAG GTGCTTCTTCTCCATTGGTCTTGGATGGGAAAGATCTGAAGCTGGTATCAATTAAAGTTAATGGCAAAGAATTGGAG GAAGGAGATTTTCACTTGGATTCACGCCATCTCACTCTCTCATCACTTCCAAGTGGTAGATTCACTCTGGAAATAGTTACTGAAATATATCCTCAGAGCAACACATCTTTAGag GGTCTTTATAAGTCCTCTGAGAACTTCTGCACACAATGTGAAGCTGAGGGTTTCCGGAAGATCACATTTTTCCAG GACCGACCTGATATAATGGCCAAATATACTTGTCGCATTGAAGCTGATAAGAGCCTATATCCTGTATTGTTATCTAATGGGAATCTTATAGAACAAGGGGACCTTGAG GGTGGCAGGCACTATGCCCTTTGGGAGGATCCATTCAAGAAGCCAAGTTACCTGTTTGCCCTAGTTGCTGGACAGTTGGAGAGCAGAGATGATACATTCATTACTCGTTCAGGGCGGAAGGTGTCCTTGAGGATCTGGACCCCAGCACAAGATATTCCGAAGACGGTCCATGCTATGTATTCTCTTAAGGCAGCCATGAAGTGGGATGAGGAT GTTTTCGGTCTTGAGTATGACCTGGATCTCTTTAATATCGTGGCTGTCCCAGATTTTAACAT GGGAGCCATGGAAAATAAGAGTTTGAAC ATATTTAATTCAAAGCTTGTCTTGGCATCTCCGGAAACTGCTTCAGATGCAGATTATGCTGCAATTTTAGGAGTTATTGGTCATGAG TATTTCCACAATTGGACTGGAAACAG AGTGACTTGTCGTGACTGGTTCCAGCTTAGCTTAAAGGAAGGCCTTACCGTCTTCAGAGATCAG GAATTTTCTTCTGACATGGGGAGCCGTACAGTTAAACGGATTGCTGATGTTTCGAGGCTTCGCAATTACCAGTTCCCACAG GATGCTGGTCCTATGGCTCATCCAGTTCGGCCACATTCATATATCAAG ATGGATAACTTCTACACAG TAACG GTCTATGAGAAG GGAGCTGAAGTCGTCAGGATGTACAAAACATTGCTGGGTAGCGAAGGGTTCAGAAAA GGCATGGATCTTTACTTTAGTAGGCATGATGGCCAAGCTGTAACATGTGAAGATTTCTTTGCTGCCATGCGAGATGCCAATGATGCAGACCTCTCTAATTTCTTATTATG GTACTCTCAAGCGGGGACACCCTTTATGAAAGTTACTTCATCCTACAATGCTGAAGCGCGGACTTATTCTCTAAAATTCAG TCAAGAGGTGCCATCAACTCCAGGGCAGCCAGTGAAAGAACCTATGTTCATTCCTGTGGCAGTAGGCCTCCTAGATAAAAATGGAAATGATATGCCACTCATTTCTGTGTATCATGAAGGGATGCTGCAATCAGTTGAAAAGAATGGTCAACCTGTTTTCACTACAGTACTCCAAGTGAAAAAG AAGGAAGAAGAATTCGTATTCTCTGATATACCTGAGGATCCAACTCCATCTCTTTTACGGGGTTACAGCGCTCCTATCCGTCTTGATTCTGATCTTACTAATAGTGACCTGTTTTTCTTGCTTGCTCATGATTCGGATGAATTCAACCG TTGGGAAGCAGGTCAGATATTGGCAAGAAAGCTGATGCTCGGCTTAGTAGCTGATTACCGGCAAAACAAATCGTTGGTTCTTAATCCGAAATTTGTGGATGGGATCAAAAGTATACTTTCTGATTCAAGCTTGGATAAA GAATTTATTGCCAAGGCAATAAGTCTGCCTGGGGAAGGGGAGATAATGGATATGATGGAAGTCGCAGATCCTGATGCTGTGCATGCTGTTCGGACTTTCATTAAGAAGAAACTTGCTTCAGAACTTAAAGCAGAGTTTCTCAGCACC GTTGAGAGAAGCAGAAGTTCAGAGCCCTATGTATTTGACCATCATAATTTGGCCAGGCGAGCTCTGAAGAACATTGCTCTGG CCTATCTCGCATCACTTGAAGATCCAGAAATCACCGAGCTTGCTTTGCACGAGTACAAATCTGCTACGAACATGACTGAACAGTTTGCAGCTTTGGCAGCTATTGCACAGAATCCCGGTAAAACCCGTGATGATGTGCTTGCTGATTTCTATAACAAGTGGGAGAATGACTTTTTG GTTGTGAATAAATGGTTTGCGCTACAAGCGATGTCAGATATTCCTGGAAATGTTGAGAATGTCCAGAAACTCTTGGAGCATCCTGCCTTCGACTTGCGCAATCCAAACAAG GTGTACTCACTGATTGGAGGATTTTGTGGATCTCCTGTGAATTTCCATGCTAAGGATGGATCAGGCTACCAGTTTTTGGGGGAAATTGTGGTGCAGCTGGACAAATTAAACCCACAG GTGGCATCTCGCATGGTATCAGCATTCTCAAGATGGAGGCGTTATGATGAGACCAGGCAAAACTTTGCCAAG GCACAACTAGAGATGATAATGTCCACCAATGGACTATCAGAAAACGTATTTGAGATTGCGTCAAAAAGCTTAGCCGCTTGA